The Salvelinus alpinus chromosome 21, SLU_Salpinus.1, whole genome shotgun sequence genome has a segment encoding these proteins:
- the LOC139548347 gene encoding protein mono-ADP-ribosyltransferase TIPARP-like → MDKALHILQKPTASTDKALGGGTGIALDMSIGDREFTEQSIRLSNKIPLVKPYLKNKHKQRKLDSKCLRALQDPILTTLLSTEALVTGDGVFVPRNPPPRTAGNLCTAVVVKQARIGGPVCRKESSATGVTAMITGDTEMADAAAELEETEGGVTKVPVDLQRVTVDSNERRFQLKLHPRARDVAAAPPTPDTPLVSPPSQGGNTMIDLFASKALRGANCLTITDSKKTPSLQADKGEIFQDKSEEASLDLVFDLLTQLQYHTHQADSVSICVDFLQGLCVYGSDCAYHHTVLPYHWQICRSDTESWQSLADDSQDQLERLYCNPDNEQVRLKFQGRVFSLDFTTMRVCDLEFDRVRRLTTPSSPAAPPSNTNPTPNCHTVWKYYCRDNFGWREYSEPVVRLIEEASGRGLKEVRFITLQNQYILNIREGFQQNAVFGFRRQIKKRPLFLSSMVLTPHLQTLGGLSSFSPSSSTVDLSVSLPLSPSSTNTPSVFPETWLPMTTSQDFLQVPVSCDDRSYRTVYTLFHKTVSETKFRILKILRVQNPFLWEKYKRKKEYMSRRLSEMDRMLSERHLFHGTSTEVVEGICKHNFDPRVSGKHATMFGQGSYFARKAVYSHNFSKRSPKGIHSMFLAKVLTGRFTVGNPSMRRPPPLSPRDPSSDLYDSCVDNWVDPQIYVIFNDDQSYPYFIIQYEEVPSTVAI, encoded by the exons ATGGATAAAGCGTTGCATATCCTACAGAAACCGACAGCCTCAACCGACAAGGCCCTTGGCGGTGGAACGGGAATAGCTCTGGATATGAGTATAGGGGACCGGGAATTCACGGAACAATCTATTAGACTTAGCAATAAAATCCCATTAGTGAAGccctatttaaaaaataaacacaaacagAGGAAACTGGACTCAAAATGCCTCCGTGCGCTCCAGGACCCGATCCTGACCACATTACTGAGTACGGAAGCTCTTGTTACGGGAGACGGGGTGTTTGTCCCCAGGAACCCTCCGCCAAGGACAGCTGGGAACCTGTGCACTGCTGTGGTGGTCAAACAGGCACGGATTGGTGGGCCTGTGTGCCGGAAAGAATCGTCAGCTACCGGTGTAACGGCTATGATTACCGGCGACACGGAAATGGCGGACGCCGCCGCCGAGttggaggagacagaggggggggtAACCAAGGTGCCGGTAGATCTCCAGCGTGTGACAGTAGACTCTAACGAGCGCAGATTCCAGCTCAAACTTCACCCGCGGGCGAGAGATGTGGCGGCGGCACCCCCCACACCTGATACCCCTCTAGTATCCCCTCCAAGCCAGGGGGGAAACACGATGATTGACCTATTTGCTTCTAAAGCCTTGCGGGGAGCAAATTGCCTCACCATTACAGACAGTAAGAAAACCCCCAGTCTTCAGGCCGACAAAGGCGAGATATTTCAGGATAAAAGCGAAGAGGCCTCCCTGGATCTAGTGTTTGATCTGCTAACCCAGCTCCAGTATCACACGCACCAAGCCGACTCGGTTTCCATCTGCGTGGATTTCctgcaggggttgtgtgtgtacggGAGTGACTGCGCTTACCACCATACTGTGCTGCCCTACCACTGGCAGATCTGCAGGAGTGATACTGAAAGCTGGCAAAGCCTTGCGGATGATTCACAGGATCAGTTGGAGAGGCTTTATTGCAACCCGGACAATGAACAAGTCAGGCTCAAGTTTCA gGGTCGTGTGTTTTCTTTAGACTTCACTACGATGCGTGTATGTGACCTGGAGTTCGACCGTGTCAGACGGTTGACCACTCCCTCCAGCCCTGCCGCCCCGCCCTCAAACACAAACCCCACCCCTAACTGCCACACAGTGTGGAAATACTACTGCAGAGACAACTTCGGCTGGAGAGAATACTCTgag CCGGTAGTGCGTCTGATAGAGGAGGCTAGTGGTCGTGGTCTGAAGGAGGTCCGTTTCATCACCCTACAGAACCAGTACATCCTCAACATCAGAGAGGGCTTCCAGCAGAACGCCGTGTTCGGCTTCAGACGCCAGATCAAGAAACGACCCCTCTTCCTGTCCTCCATGGTCCTCACGCCACATCTACA GACTCTTGGTGGcctctcctccttttccccctcctcctccactgtggATCTGtccgtttctctccctctctctccgtcctccACCAACACTCCCAGCGTATTCCCAGAGACCTGGTTACCCATGACAACCAGCCAGGACTTCCTGCAGGTTCCGGTATCCTGTGACGACCGGAGCTATCGGACTGTCTACACCCTCTTCCACAAGACTGTGTCCGAAACCAAGTTCCGCATCCTGAAGATCCTCCGCGTTCAGAACCCCTTCCTCTGGGAGAAATACAAGAG GAAGAAGGAGTACATGTCTCGTCGTCTCTCGGAGATGGACAGGATGCTGAGCGAGCGTCACCTGTTCCACGGCACCTCCACTGAGGTGGTGGAGGGCATCTGTAAACACAACTTTGACCCGCGTGTCAGTGGCAAACACGCCACCATGTTCGGACAAGGCTCCTACTTCGCCCGTAAGGCCGTCTACTCCCATAACTTCTCCAAGCGCTCTCCTAAAGGGATCCACTCCATGTTCCTGGCCAAAGTCCTCACTGGCAG GTTTACAGTGGGGAACCCCTCCATGCGGCGGCCGCCCCCACTCAGCCCCCGGGACCCCTCCAGTGACCTGTACGACTCGTGTGTAGACAACTGGGTGGACCCCCAGATCTATGTTATTTTCAACGACGACCAGAGCTACCCCTACTTTATCATCCAGTACGAAGAGGTTCCCAGTACTGTGGCTATCTGA